A single Chryseobacterium sp. DNA region contains:
- a CDS encoding T9SS-dependent M36 family metallopeptidase has product MKNKTLPILFAVFSAFPAFLFGQDNERLIKDYISQNKTREYKKSDLNNFIVDNVDQSKSLGGNVVKFLQTYNGLPVHSSVGTALIKDNRIVYYTDNFIKDYSAPTSSTAVINKAAALQKIADDLKNPEIAHFTIQEFLEKSENKAASANQRLVYANDGQGNLRLAYEYILMEPKTSNYWNILVDANNGKILEKNNLTLSCNFHPDAYGSEVGHDHSEQLGNLAIGPVNQSGQSSFLFFAPDNASYNVFPMPIESATFGSRSVITNPWILAASPEGWHSDGTNHYTYTRGNNVYTYEDTAGTNAIGNTADGGASRNFNFPFSINGTPASNQNAAITNLFYLNNRIHDVFYQFGFTESAKNFQQNNFGKGGLDDDSVYAEAQDGGGTNNANFASPPDNYNPRMQMYLWSPVNRKFFYNAPSAAVTRQPGIGTADFGNALNAAGVTGNVQLSPVLDGCTALPAGALTGKIGLVERGTCAFVIKTKNLQDAGATAAIVYNNAVNGSTLANMTGTDPTITISTVLITNAEGEYIKSQLAASTTVNVTLKNDPATSITPDGSFDNGIVTHEYGHGISNRLTGTGYNCLNSGADKEQMGEGWSDFFALMLTNKPGDNASVPRGVGTYVMGQQITGVGIRPAKYSPDFTINSFTYGNTNGMEYNNGTAIVPDVHSIGFVWATMLWDLHWKYVEKYGYSSDVLANATNGSTRVLQLVTDALKLQGCNPTFIDGRNALLTADAATTQGQDKCMIWNVFAKRGLGLNASAGSKTNINDQVQDFTVPAECMLATNEVKSVKENKISIYPNPAKDEFYINFPSNTLGKVSVELYDMSGKLVSSEDKISPENKKAISTSNLVNGTYMVKVKGLGMEASSKVIVKK; this is encoded by the coding sequence GTCAAAATCATTGGGAGGGAATGTCGTGAAGTTCCTACAAACCTATAATGGTCTGCCTGTGCATAGTTCTGTAGGAACTGCCCTTATTAAGGATAATAGAATTGTTTATTATACGGATAATTTTATAAAAGATTATTCTGCACCTACCTCAAGTACTGCCGTCATCAATAAAGCAGCAGCGTTGCAAAAGATTGCAGATGACTTAAAGAATCCTGAGATTGCTCATTTTACTATTCAGGAATTCTTAGAGAAAAGTGAAAATAAAGCGGCATCAGCAAACCAAAGATTGGTGTATGCAAATGATGGACAAGGGAATTTACGGTTAGCCTATGAATATATCCTGATGGAGCCAAAAACTTCAAATTACTGGAATATTTTAGTAGATGCAAACAACGGAAAGATTCTTGAGAAAAATAACTTAACACTTTCATGTAATTTCCACCCTGATGCTTATGGATCAGAGGTTGGGCATGACCATTCTGAACAATTAGGAAATTTGGCTATTGGACCGGTAAATCAGTCTGGACAAAGCAGTTTCTTATTCTTTGCACCAGATAATGCTTCGTATAATGTTTTCCCAATGCCTATTGAATCGGCAACATTTGGGTCAAGATCTGTTATTACAAATCCTTGGATTCTTGCCGCTTCACCGGAAGGATGGCATTCTGACGGAACCAATCATTATACATACACAAGAGGAAATAACGTATATACTTACGAAGATACCGCCGGAACGAATGCCATAGGCAATACAGCAGATGGAGGAGCATCCAGAAACTTTAATTTCCCTTTTAGTATCAACGGAACGCCTGCATCAAATCAAAATGCAGCCATTACCAATCTGTTTTACCTAAACAATAGGATTCATGATGTCTTCTATCAGTTTGGATTTACAGAGTCTGCCAAGAACTTTCAGCAGAATAACTTTGGAAAAGGAGGGTTAGATGATGATTCAGTATACGCAGAAGCGCAAGACGGCGGTGGAACGAATAATGCTAACTTCGCTTCTCCACCGGATAATTATAACCCGAGAATGCAGATGTATCTGTGGTCTCCTGTCAATAGAAAATTCTTTTACAATGCTCCAAGTGCGGCTGTAACCCGTCAACCGGGTATAGGAACTGCTGATTTTGGTAATGCACTTAATGCGGCAGGTGTTACCGGAAATGTACAGCTATCTCCTGTTTTAGACGGCTGCACAGCTTTACCTGCAGGCGCTCTTACAGGAAAAATAGGTCTGGTTGAAAGAGGAACGTGTGCTTTTGTTATTAAAACAAAAAATCTCCAGGATGCCGGAGCTACAGCTGCAATTGTTTATAACAATGCTGTGAATGGTTCTACATTGGCTAACATGACCGGAACAGATCCTACTATTACAATTTCTACCGTATTGATCACCAATGCTGAAGGAGAATATATCAAAAGCCAGCTGGCTGCTAGTACCACAGTAAATGTTACATTGAAAAATGATCCGGCAACAAGTATCACTCCGGACGGAAGTTTTGATAATGGAATTGTAACTCATGAGTACGGGCACGGAATATCCAACAGACTGACCGGTACAGGATATAACTGTTTGAACTCAGGGGCTGATAAAGAACAAATGGGTGAAGGATGGTCGGATTTCTTTGCTTTAATGTTGACGAATAAGCCTGGTGATAATGCTTCGGTACCTAGAGGAGTGGGAACGTATGTAATGGGTCAGCAGATCACTGGAGTAGGAATCAGACCTGCTAAATATTCGCCTGATTTTACGATCAATAGTTTCACGTACGGAAATACCAACGGAATGGAGTATAACAATGGAACTGCCATAGTGCCTGACGTTCACTCTATCGGATTTGTTTGGGCTACCATGTTATGGGATCTTCACTGGAAATACGTAGAAAAATATGGGTACTCATCCGATGTATTGGCTAATGCGACTAATGGAAGTACAAGAGTACTGCAATTGGTTACCGATGCCTTAAAACTTCAGGGTTGTAACCCTACATTTATTGATGGAAGAAATGCATTGCTAACTGCAGATGCAGCAACCACTCAGGGGCAGGATAAATGTATGATCTGGAATGTTTTTGCAAAAAGAGGATTAGGCTTGAATGCTTCAGCAGGATCAAAAACCAATATCAACGATCAGGTACAGGACTTCACCGTACCGGCAGAATGTATGTTGGCTACCAATGAAGTGAAATCTGTTAAAGAAAACAAGATTTCTATCTATCCCAACCCTGCTAAAGATGAGTTTTATATTAATTTCCCAAGCAATACCCTTGGAAAAGTGAGTGTAGAGCTTTATGATATGTCAGGTAAACTGGTTTCTTCTGAAGATAAGATCTCACCGGAGAATAAAAAAGCGATTTCTACAAGCAACCTGGTCAATGGAACGTATATGGTAAAAGTGAAAGGACTTGGTATGGAAGCTTCTTCAAAAGTAATTGTTAAAAAATAA
- a CDS encoding DMT family transporter, producing MKKKNILKGVLFVGIGASIYGMLATFVKMAYHDGFTTSEVTTSQFVLGLTGLLILNFIQTLTSKQKLSLPSSKEVRMLILAGTSLGGTSLFYYIAVQYINVSIAIVLLMQSVWFSVVVESILTKKLPNARKVISVVIVLLGTVLATNLINMDIELDWHGVFWGLMAAASYTLTMFTSNTLATHLPVFRKSIIMLAGGSIVVFAFLFFAQIGPMYFDGLKSLYLNFTENTEHIHPFNYSIFWTYGFVLALFGTIIPPVLFNIGFPNAGLGLGSIVSSLELPVSVTMAFVLLGEKVLLIQWGGIILILFAIVLMNLPSKKEKKVPVAEWS from the coding sequence ATGAAGAAGAAAAATATACTAAAAGGTGTTTTATTTGTAGGAATTGGAGCTAGTATATATGGTATGTTGGCCACTTTTGTGAAAATGGCTTATCATGATGGTTTTACAACCTCTGAGGTGACTACCTCCCAATTCGTATTAGGGTTGACGGGACTTTTGATCCTTAATTTTATTCAGACCCTAACCTCAAAGCAGAAATTATCACTGCCAAGTTCTAAGGAAGTCAGAATGCTGATCCTTGCAGGAACTTCGTTGGGAGGAACAAGTTTATTCTATTATATCGCGGTACAGTATATCAACGTTTCCATTGCAATCGTATTGCTGATGCAGTCTGTATGGTTCAGTGTGGTGGTGGAAAGTATTCTTACCAAAAAACTGCCCAACGCAAGAAAAGTAATTTCTGTGGTTATTGTATTGCTGGGAACAGTGCTGGCGACGAATCTTATTAATATGGACATAGAACTGGACTGGCATGGAGTCTTCTGGGGACTGATGGCGGCAGCTTCGTATACACTGACCATGTTTACGTCAAATACCCTGGCTACACATCTGCCGGTTTTCAGAAAGAGTATCATCATGCTGGCGGGTGGTTCCATTGTGGTTTTTGCATTCCTATTCTTTGCCCAGATAGGACCGATGTATTTTGATGGCTTAAAATCATTATACTTAAACTTTACAGAAAATACGGAACATATTCATCCATTTAATTACTCAATATTCTGGACATACGGATTTGTGCTGGCCCTGTTTGGAACCATCATTCCGCCTGTCTTATTTAATATTGGCTTTCCGAATGCAGGGCTGGGACTGGGAAGTATTGTTTCATCACTGGAACTTCCGGTTTCCGTAACGATGGCTTTTGTTTTATTGGGTGAAAAAGTGCTTTTGATCCAATGGGGCGGAATTATTCTGATCCTGTTTGCGATTGTCCTGATGAACTTACCGTCTAAAAAGGAAAAGAAAGTTCCCGTAGCAGAATGGTCTTAA
- a CDS encoding alpha/beta hydrolase: MKYFRNRVAGMVLMAAPAVLFSQVKPLDAVLSEYQYPYAVHFISLPSQHNDLKMAYMDVHPQKSNGKTIMLLHGKNFNGAYWKKTAEDLSAKGFRVIIPDQIGFGKSSKPQAYQFSFSQLAENTKAVLDELKIDKTIVLGHSMGGMVATRLTLLYPEKVQKLILENPIGLEDYKTFAAYQTIDQAYQAELKNTAETYKNYQLKFYYDNQWKDEYQPWLDLIAGWTLHKDYPQVAWDAALTSDMIYNQPVCYEFKNIKTPTLLIIGTRDRTAIGKDRAPKELQPKMGQYQELGKKTQHEIAGSQLVELENVGHLPHIEVYPKFFKALYDFIK, from the coding sequence ATGAAATATTTCAGAAATAGAGTTGCCGGGATGGTACTAATGGCTGCTCCAGCCGTACTGTTTTCTCAGGTGAAACCTTTAGATGCTGTGCTTTCAGAATACCAATATCCTTATGCAGTTCATTTTATCAGCTTGCCATCTCAGCATAACGATCTGAAGATGGCATATATGGATGTACATCCTCAGAAATCAAACGGGAAAACAATCATGCTCCTCCATGGGAAAAATTTTAATGGAGCGTATTGGAAGAAAACGGCTGAGGATTTGTCAGCTAAAGGCTTTAGAGTGATCATTCCGGATCAGATCGGATTTGGAAAATCTTCTAAACCCCAGGCTTACCAGTTTTCCTTTTCACAGCTGGCAGAAAATACCAAAGCTGTCCTGGATGAGCTGAAGATCGATAAAACCATTGTGCTGGGACATTCTATGGGCGGGATGGTGGCTACCAGATTGACGCTGCTTTATCCTGAAAAAGTTCAGAAACTGATCCTGGAAAATCCAATCGGGCTCGAAGATTATAAAACCTTTGCAGCGTATCAAACCATAGACCAGGCTTATCAGGCAGAGCTGAAAAATACGGCGGAAACCTATAAAAACTACCAATTAAAGTTTTATTATGATAACCAATGGAAAGATGAATACCAGCCCTGGCTCGACTTAATTGCGGGATGGACTCTTCATAAAGATTATCCCCAGGTAGCATGGGATGCAGCCTTGACTTCGGATATGATTTATAATCAGCCGGTCTGCTACGAATTTAAAAATATAAAGACTCCGACTTTACTAATCATTGGTACAAGAGACAGGACAGCTATAGGAAAAGATCGGGCCCCTAAAGAACTTCAGCCGAAAATGGGACAGTACCAGGAGCTGGGGAAGAAAACACAACATGAAATTGCCGGTTCACAACTGGTGGAACTTGAAAATGTAGGCCATCTTCCCCATATCGAGGTTTATCCCAAATTTTTTAAAGCTTTATATGATTTTATAAAATAA
- a CDS encoding MFS transporter, protein MKKTNPLWLLTLLVMLPQFVETIYSPVLPIVQELFKVKEESVTLTISLYFIAFAWGVAFWGVQCDRIGRKKSLEYGLITYGIGTLAAVFAPNFTILLIARITAAFGISVGSIVTQTILRDSYDKDHISKVFSWIGIGLSISPIIGMITGSLLVSTAGYQGVFITLYLLAVLFFFISRRNVSETLHSKKEVNFSTLINLLKRMLKDHEIIRSCLLVMSFNVLLFSYYSLAPFIFKAQHYSSYAFGYSSIVLAVGTFAGAQLNRFLLLKSHSPKTLVISSTLGSFIASFLVWILSDHGLYFLIPYFFIVMAFSIAIPNVLSTALIKYRNETGSAGALLGLIYYILIGSGLVSIGWIQNLGISCLLFSGTGVISLLLFHQKNKRLPGN, encoded by the coding sequence ATGAAAAAGACAAATCCGCTCTGGCTGCTGACCCTTCTTGTAATGCTTCCACAGTTCGTAGAAACCATTTACAGCCCGGTCCTGCCCATAGTTCAGGAGCTATTTAAAGTGAAAGAAGAATCTGTGACGCTTACCATAAGTTTATACTTTATAGCATTTGCTTGGGGAGTTGCATTTTGGGGAGTTCAGTGTGACAGAATAGGAAGGAAGAAATCATTGGAATATGGGCTTATTACTTATGGAATTGGAACTTTAGCTGCTGTTTTCGCCCCTAATTTCACCATTCTTCTGATCGCCAGAATTACTGCTGCGTTCGGAATTTCGGTGGGTTCTATTGTGACACAGACTATTTTACGCGATTCATATGATAAAGACCACATCAGCAAAGTATTTTCCTGGATCGGAATAGGTTTATCCATCAGCCCTATTATCGGGATGATCACAGGATCCCTACTTGTTTCTACCGCGGGATATCAAGGGGTATTTATCACTTTATATCTGCTAGCGGTCTTATTTTTCTTCATCTCCAGAAGAAACGTTTCCGAAACCCTGCATTCCAAAAAAGAAGTTAATTTCAGTACTTTGATCAACCTGTTGAAGAGAATGCTTAAAGACCATGAGATCATCAGATCCTGTTTACTGGTTATGAGTTTTAACGTTCTGCTGTTTTCCTATTATTCACTGGCACCTTTTATTTTCAAAGCGCAGCATTATTCATCATATGCTTTTGGATACAGCAGTATTGTACTGGCAGTGGGAACTTTTGCAGGGGCGCAGCTTAACAGATTTTTGCTTTTAAAGAGCCATTCGCCAAAAACTTTAGTAATTTCAAGCACCCTGGGATCATTTATTGCTTCTTTTTTGGTCTGGATTTTATCAGATCACGGCCTGTACTTTTTAATTCCTTATTTTTTTATCGTCATGGCATTCAGTATTGCCATTCCGAATGTCCTAAGCACAGCACTCATAAAGTACAGGAATGAAACAGGAAGTGCCGGCGCTTTGCTGGGGCTCATTTATTATATATTGATAGGGTCAGGATTGGTCAGTATAGGCTGGATTCAAAATCTGGGAATTTCATGTCTGCTTTTTTCTGGAACCGGAGTGATTTCTCTTCTGCTGTTTCATCAAAAAAATAAACGACTACCCGGGAATTGA
- a CDS encoding helix-turn-helix transcriptional regulator encodes MAVLKQDQEFDADSIEGNVIGIASDMVMHDSGFHFHATKAQLLYAPSGCMTVTTADRQFVLPPFRMLWIPAHEVHRVNFRNIVAYRSIYFDDYAAIHMNSGLRVLHVNPLLKEIIERICFWEWAALDDSQNHMVKVFWNEMNEAAEEKLGLRMPQDRRFKKITEEWAKRLTLPPMLKILAEETGAVEKTISRVFKKETGLSYQEWRQQWRLQRSIELLVDGNSIGEAAHILDFSSDSAFIEFFKKHTGSTPLQYLTKNE; translated from the coding sequence ATGGCTGTACTGAAACAAGATCAGGAATTTGATGCAGATTCTATTGAGGGTAACGTAATAGGAATTGCTTCCGATATGGTAATGCATGATTCAGGTTTTCATTTTCATGCCACAAAAGCGCAGCTGCTGTATGCTCCCTCAGGCTGCATGACGGTTACTACCGCCGACAGGCAGTTTGTTCTGCCTCCATTCAGGATGCTTTGGATTCCGGCTCATGAAGTTCACCGGGTGAATTTCCGGAATATTGTAGCATATAGATCTATTTACTTTGATGATTATGCTGCAATCCATATGAATTCCGGTCTTAGAGTCTTGCATGTGAATCCTCTGTTAAAAGAAATTATCGAAAGAATTTGTTTTTGGGAATGGGCCGCTCTTGATGACAGCCAGAACCATATGGTAAAGGTATTCTGGAATGAAATGAATGAGGCGGCTGAAGAGAAATTAGGGCTTAGGATGCCTCAGGACAGGCGTTTTAAAAAGATAACAGAAGAGTGGGCCAAGAGGCTTACGCTGCCGCCGATGTTGAAAATCCTGGCAGAAGAAACCGGAGCTGTTGAAAAAACAATCAGCCGGGTCTTTAAAAAAGAAACAGGATTGAGCTATCAGGAGTGGAGGCAGCAATGGCGTCTTCAGCGGTCAATTGAGCTTTTGGTAGACGGGAATTCAATCGGCGAGGCGGCACATATTCTGGATTTTTCCTCAGACAGTGCTTTTATTGAGTTTTTTAAAAAACATACAGGATCCACTCCTTTGCAGTATCTGACGAAAAATGAGTGA
- a CDS encoding SRPBCC domain-containing protein — MKTMNKSNVDHYTHTIEVETPSDKVYNALTHEIPLWWSEMFEGSSVKAGDAFTIRFGDKIHKTMRVKESILNSKVIWYVEDSLIALPVLKNQTEWIGTYIVWEIKQKENSTRLQVTHIGLRPSTECYDICSEGWLQFTNSLKLFLETGKGNPYTK; from the coding sequence ATGAAAACAATGAATAAAAGCAATGTGGACCATTACACGCATACCATTGAAGTAGAAACTCCCTCGGATAAAGTATATAACGCTCTAACTCACGAAATTCCTCTTTGGTGGTCCGAAATGTTTGAAGGTTCATCTGTAAAAGCCGGTGATGCATTCACTATAAGATTTGGAGATAAGATTCACAAAACAATGAGAGTGAAAGAATCAATACTCAATTCAAAAGTGATCTGGTATGTTGAAGACTCGCTGATCGCCCTTCCGGTATTAAAGAATCAGACAGAGTGGATCGGAACCTATATAGTTTGGGAAATAAAGCAGAAGGAAAACAGTACTCGGTTGCAAGTTACCCATATCGGCTTACGACCGTCTACTGAATGCTATGACATATGTTCCGAGGGGTGGCTGCAGTTTACCAACAGCCTGAAACTGTTCTTGGAAACAGGAAAAGGAAATCCGTATACCAAGTAG
- the rplS gene encoding 50S ribosomal protein L19 — protein sequence MDLLKYVQDKYITKKEFPEFKAGDTITVYYEIKEGQKTRTQFFKGTVIQLRGAGTTKTFTIRKMSGDVGVERVFPINMPALQKIEVDRRGRVRRARIYYFRDLRGKKARIKDAAYKKK from the coding sequence ATGGATTTATTAAAGTACGTACAAGACAAGTACATTACGAAAAAAGAATTCCCTGAATTCAAAGCTGGTGATACAATTACTGTGTATTACGAAATTAAAGAAGGACAAAAGACAAGAACTCAGTTCTTCAAAGGAACAGTAATCCAATTAAGAGGTGCTGGAACTACAAAAACTTTTACCATCAGAAAAATGAGTGGTGATGTAGGTGTAGAAAGAGTATTCCCTATCAACATGCCTGCACTTCAAAAAATCGAAGTTGACAGAAGAGGTAGAGTTAGAAGAGCTAGAATTTATTACTTCAGAGATCTTAGAGGTAAAAAAGCTAGAATTAAAGACGCTGCTTACAAGAAGAAATAA
- a CDS encoding fibronectin type III domain-containing protein yields the protein MKHYFFFFCFAVQMAFGQVLFPYLQNPTPNSMIVNWKTASNNETTVIYGNSPTNLNVTVTGTTNIFSDTGYNNNYYYHTAKINNLQPNTKYYYKIKTGTSESAVYNFRTLPLPGQPVTADGKIRFLIMGDNQIKAEPRYDSLTLNAFKKLKQKFGPNADPSDHIALTFMVGDQVDVGTLDHYENVHFRKNIKLSPYLPIQTTVGNHETYGSLGMNSYYAHFYIDEIKYKNISSGNENYYAQQAGNVLFISLSSEHTGAAQQTWLQQVLNEANNDPTVDWIISLSHRPYQAEQYVGDISAWVRNNAVPLLVTSDKYLMHVGAHHHLYHRGQLKNTPNYQIISGGTAWDQYWGMSNEQDFDDVQKTLTDWTYQIVEVDVQSGKVDIECYSIGGIYTKKNNELVDSFHRYKNQPKPVKPSVTNTFSGPVTLPLTLNGSAFSSPNGELLNTTQFLISKAADFSVIEKEVYRDFENWFGKDGSGNPDKTKNLNDGVDITKVTLAANSIPNGIYYVKTRYRDRNLEWSEWSDVKQFEITGSVVSNPAFALDKTEYTQNESITATFTGGPGNQQDWVGIYKKGQTPATTTSQGYIYTNGQTAGTVTFNNGLANKGQYFAGFFANGGYTEITPRKNFYVGPKVQLQATADAYPVGGTVTINFSNGPNLVKDWVGIYKMGQTPGTTNSIKWSYVTTASGTLNFTGLPKGYYYAQYLLEDGYTGIGEKVFFKVGDIVTELWTNKPVYTLGENITASWTDSPGIIKDWLGIYPQNIQIPDDNFVSYTYFDGVTQGTKTIQGTAVPAAPGNYYMVMFTNDSYTEVSNRVQFQVTGTLGVDEAKSTEKNVVLYPNPTKPGEPTFIKSDYPIEKIELVSAAGELLYVSKNINNQRFSLVNENLPKGVYFVKVHARKLFTLKLIIQ from the coding sequence ATGAAACATTATTTCTTCTTTTTTTGTTTCGCGGTTCAGATGGCATTCGGACAGGTTTTGTTTCCCTATTTACAAAATCCGACTCCGAATTCTATGATCGTTAATTGGAAAACGGCTTCCAATAACGAAACTACTGTGATCTACGGGAATTCTCCAACGAATCTGAATGTAACCGTTACCGGTACTACCAATATTTTTTCAGATACAGGATACAATAATAACTATTACTATCACACTGCGAAAATTAATAATCTGCAGCCTAATACCAAGTATTATTATAAAATAAAAACCGGAACCAGCGAATCTGCGGTGTATAATTTCAGAACACTTCCTTTACCGGGGCAGCCGGTCACGGCCGATGGAAAGATCCGTTTTTTGATCATGGGTGATAACCAGATTAAAGCGGAGCCGAGATATGACAGTCTTACTTTAAATGCCTTTAAGAAATTAAAACAAAAATTCGGGCCTAATGCCGACCCGTCAGATCATATTGCCCTTACCTTTATGGTAGGAGATCAGGTAGATGTCGGAACTTTGGATCATTATGAGAATGTTCATTTCAGAAAGAATATCAAACTATCTCCTTATCTGCCTATCCAGACGACAGTAGGAAATCATGAAACGTATGGAAGTTTGGGAATGAATTCTTATTATGCTCATTTTTATATTGATGAAATTAAATATAAGAACATCAGTTCCGGAAATGAGAACTATTATGCCCAGCAGGCAGGCAATGTATTGTTTATAAGCCTGAGTTCCGAACATACGGGAGCAGCCCAGCAGACATGGCTGCAGCAGGTCTTAAATGAAGCCAACAATGATCCTACAGTAGACTGGATTATTTCTTTAAGCCACAGGCCGTATCAGGCAGAACAGTATGTAGGAGATATTTCTGCCTGGGTAAGAAATAATGCAGTACCTCTTTTAGTTACCTCGGATAAATATCTGATGCACGTAGGAGCTCACCATCATCTTTACCACAGAGGACAGTTGAAAAACACCCCGAATTATCAGATTATTTCAGGAGGAACCGCATGGGACCAGTATTGGGGAATGTCTAATGAACAGGACTTTGATGATGTTCAGAAAACATTGACTGACTGGACGTACCAGATCGTGGAAGTAGACGTACAAAGCGGAAAAGTAGATATAGAATGTTACTCTATCGGAGGAATATATACTAAGAAAAACAATGAATTGGTAGATTCTTTCCACCGGTATAAAAACCAGCCGAAACCGGTAAAACCTTCTGTTACCAATACGTTCAGTGGGCCGGTTACATTGCCTTTGACATTGAACGGAAGCGCATTTTCATCTCCCAACGGAGAACTGTTGAATACAACCCAGTTTCTGATCAGTAAAGCAGCAGACTTTTCTGTTATTGAAAAAGAGGTTTACCGTGATTTTGAAAACTGGTTTGGAAAAGACGGAAGCGGAAATCCGGATAAAACCAAAAACCTGAATGACGGGGTAGATATTACCAAAGTAACGCTGGCCGCCAATTCTATCCCGAACGGTATCTATTATGTAAAAACCCGTTACAGAGACAGAAACCTGGAGTGGAGTGAATGGAGTGATGTAAAACAGTTTGAAATCACAGGAAGTGTGGTGTCAAACCCTGCCTTTGCGTTAGATAAAACGGAATATACACAAAATGAATCGATAACAGCCACTTTCACAGGAGGCCCGGGAAATCAGCAGGATTGGGTTGGGATCTACAAAAAAGGACAAACCCCTGCAACGACGACTTCCCAGGGCTATATTTATACGAATGGGCAGACTGCCGGAACGGTTACTTTTAATAATGGGTTGGCAAATAAAGGACAATATTTTGCAGGCTTTTTTGCCAACGGCGGATATACGGAAATTACGCCAAGAAAGAATTTTTATGTAGGTCCGAAGGTTCAGCTGCAGGCGACTGCCGATGCCTATCCTGTAGGAGGAACAGTTACGATTAATTTCAGCAATGGTCCGAACCTAGTAAAAGACTGGGTCGGGATTTATAAAATGGGGCAGACTCCCGGAACAACCAATTCCATCAAATGGAGCTATGTGACAACGGCATCCGGAACCCTTAATTTTACTGGTCTTCCGAAAGGATACTACTATGCTCAGTATTTACTTGAAGACGGATACACCGGCATAGGGGAAAAGGTATTCTTTAAAGTGGGTGATATTGTAACAGAATTGTGGACCAACAAACCGGTATATACCTTGGGTGAGAATATTACCGCTTCATGGACGGATTCTCCGGGGATCATCAAAGACTGGCTTGGAATTTACCCGCAGAATATTCAGATTCCTGATGATAACTTTGTCTCTTATACTTATTTTGATGGAGTGACACAGGGAACTAAAACAATACAGGGAACGGCAGTGCCTGCTGCACCGGGAAATTATTATATGGTAATGTTTACCAATGATTCCTATACGGAAGTTTCAAACAGGGTACAGTTTCAGGTGACGGGAACCTTAGGCGTGGATGAAGCAAAAAGTACTGAGAAAAATGTAGTTTTATATCCAAATCCTACAAAGCCTGGTGAGCCGACCTTTATTAAAAGTGACTACCCAATAGAGAAGATTGAATTGGTATCGGCAGCAGGAGAGCTATTGTATGTTTCCAAAAATATCAATAACCAGCGTTTTTCTTTAGTCAATGAAAACCTTCCGAAAGGAGTATATTTTGTCAAAGTACACGCAAGAAAATTATTTACTTTAAAACTGATCATTCAGTAA